The Alteromonas macleodii ATCC 27126 genome segment GATCGACTTGTTTTCCGTTTCTTATTACTTCGTAGTGAACATGAACGCCAGTTGAGCGCCCCGTATTGCCCATTTTAGCGATAGGTTCCCCTTTGGTTACCACGTCGCCTATTGAGACAGTAAGGGTGTCGTTATGCCCATAGCGGGTAACAAAACCATCACCGTGATCAATTTCTACAAGTTGGCCATAGCCGTAGCGATCACCCGCCCAGGTCACAATACCTGCAGCAGTTGCCACTACGTTTTCCCCTGCCTTACCAGCGAAATCTAGCCCTTTGTGCATAGTTGGTTCGCCGGTAAACGGGTCGGCCCGCATACCATAATAAGAAGACAACCACCCTGACTCTATCGGACGACCAGATAATTGGCTCTGTTCGTGGATATGGTGACCCCTGACCAAACTTTCAAGCATAGACAACTGTTGAGACTTCAAATCGAGTGATTGCTCTAGTTTGGCTATTTCGTGAAGGATGGGATCATCTTGAAGGTTATCCGGTATCGATACCGGTACGAAAGCGTCCAGGTCAGCCGCTGACATACCTAATTCTGTTGCGATTTGCTTACCTTTCTCGTCCAGCAATGTAGCCTGCGCAGATAACTCTGCGACGTGAGAAAGCAAAGCTTGTAATTTGACCGTTGTTTGCTGTTTTAACGCTTCAACGTCTTTTTGTCGTTCGTTGACTTCAGTCTGCGCCAAACGAACTCGTGCAATATCTTCTGATACCGATTCTGTTGAACGGCTCGACACTAGCATAAAAATAGACGAGAGCACGGTTGCGCTCACAAGCGTACGGACACTAATACTGTGCCTATAGCGTTTATTTTTACCAGCGAGTGTAATTGTTAGTTTCATACCACGAAGAAAATTGCTGTTTCACGCCACTCTTTTCATACCACTTCATACAACGATGAATGTGTTTTTAGCCAAAGGCGACAACCTTCGACCTATAGTTTTTATGTCACATGGGTGAAATTTATATTAATTATTCGGCTACTGTATCATTTATTTCAGTAAATGCCATACGAAAAAAAGCCGCCCGTAAGGCGGCTTTTTAAAATTCTTACGCTAATGCGGGCTGAGCATAACGAATTGGTGCTGTTTCCTGCGAGTCGTAGGTCACGAACTCCCAACACTCTTTTTGCGCAAGTACTGCATTTAATAGCTTGTTATTCAGACCATGGCCTGTTTTGTACGCACGCAATTCACCAATTAGACTGTGGCCGCCAAGGTACAAGTCACCAATAGCATCCAAAATCTTGTGCTTTAAGAATTCATCGTCGTAACGTAGCCCTTCAGGATTAAGCACGCGGAATTCGTCTAGCGCCACCGCGTTTTCCATGCTGCCACCCAACGCTAGGTTGTTAGCATTCATGTACTCTAAGTCACGCATAAAGCCAAAGGTACGCGCACGACTTACTTCGTTCACATACGAGCATGAATCAAAATCCATCACCATATGCTGACGAGTTTGACTGATCACAGGATGATCAAAGTCAATTTGGAAATCAACGCGGAAACCGTCATAAGGCACTAATTCGGCCCACTTATCGCCATCTTCTACACGAACTGGCTTTTTAATACGAATAAATTGCTTAGGCGCGTTTAGCTCTTCGATACCGGCAGATTGAAGTAAGAATACGAACGGGCTAGCACTTCCGTCCATAATTGGCAGCTCGTTACTGTCTACTTCAACAATAATATTGTCGATACCTAAACCTGCAAGCGCAGACGCTAAGTGTTCTACCGTTTGGATAGTCACACCGTCTTCGTTATTCAGGCACGTACACAGCATGGTATTACCTACCGCGTTCGCACGCGAAGGTATGTCAACATGTGGTTCAAGGTCAACACGCCTAAACACGATACCCGTGTTTGCTGGCGCAGGTCGGAGAGTCATTGTGACCTTTTCCCCTTTATGAAGCCCAATTCCGGTCTCTTGTACCGATTGCTTGATTGTACGTTGTCTAATCATCTGCTTAAGCTTTTACCTATTAAAAAAAGCGGGCGCGAATTATAGTGAGTTATTACTCACATGTCAAAAAACACCCGATCTGACGGATTTTACTCTGTCAGATTACGTATTTAATCAACCTATCCACGCGAAATTTTTCACGTTGTGTAAATACACCTTACTGGGTAAGACATCACAAACGCAAAATAATTCCCTTCCGTTTCAAGCAGCTAAATTAGTCTGCCTGCTTACGAAGAAACGCAGGAATATCTAAGTATTCCAAATCGTTGTCTGGCTGCGCACTATCATCAGCTTTTAGCGCCTGGTTACCCTCTGTACCGCCTACTGCAGAACGTGGCTCACTTGATTGCGTGCTACCATATTCTTTTGCTGGCTGAGTT includes the following:
- the lpxC gene encoding UDP-3-O-acyl-N-acetylglucosamine deacetylase codes for the protein MIRQRTIKQSVQETGIGLHKGEKVTMTLRPAPANTGIVFRRVDLEPHVDIPSRANAVGNTMLCTCLNNEDGVTIQTVEHLASALAGLGIDNIIVEVDSNELPIMDGSASPFVFLLQSAGIEELNAPKQFIRIKKPVRVEDGDKWAELVPYDGFRVDFQIDFDHPVISQTRQHMVMDFDSCSYVNEVSRARTFGFMRDLEYMNANNLALGGSMENAVALDEFRVLNPEGLRYDDEFLKHKILDAIGDLYLGGHSLIGELRAYKTGHGLNNKLLNAVLAQKECWEFVTYDSQETAPIRYAQPALA
- a CDS encoding M23 family metallopeptidase, producing MKLTITLAGKNKRYRHSISVRTLVSATVLSSIFMLVSSRSTESVSEDIARVRLAQTEVNERQKDVEALKQQTTVKLQALLSHVAELSAQATLLDEKGKQIATELGMSAADLDAFVPVSIPDNLQDDPILHEIAKLEQSLDLKSQQLSMLESLVRGHHIHEQSQLSGRPIESGWLSSYYGMRADPFTGEPTMHKGLDFAGKAGENVVATAAGIVTWAGDRYGYGQLVEIDHGDGFVTRYGHNDTLTVSIGDVVTKGEPIAKMGNTGRSTGVHVHYEVIRNGKQVDPLPFVYKK